The region CACAGGAATTTACTGATATACTAGAATGGCATGATTATGTAAAAAACCTATCAGGAAAGATATTAAGTGGAAAAGAAGAAGGGTTCACTATTGAAATGGAAAGAAGAGATTTTGAAAATATAGCAAACTTCTCATGCATTCCTTGGGTTGACTTTGATATGATTACAAACTGTGCTGTAAATGGTCAGGCAATACAACCTTTGATAACTTGGGGAAAAGTTAACGAAAAATATGAAATGAGCATATCAATTACTGTAAGCCATATTTTTGTTAATGGACGTGAACTTGGATATTTCTATGAAAATGCTCAAAAAGAATTTAATAAATTCTAATACTTCTATTTTTTTATATTGTCCAAATATTCATGCGCCAAAATATCTTTTAAAACCAACATTGCGTCTTCTTGTGAATAATCATAATTATCCTGCAATTCATCAAGCATTTGTCTGATTCTTTTTGCATATGATTCAATATCCACTTCCTTTTGATATTTAGTTAATATTGGATATTTACTGCTCCAAACTTCAGTCCAATCAACATCTTTTTGATTTTCATCAGTTACATCATTAATTATTTTAGTAATTTTATCCATAATCACACCTAAATTCTACACTTAAAATCCATTTCATCAATAATTTTTTGCAAATATTTCTTTTTCAAGACGAATTCCCTTCTATTAACCAATCTATCAGAATTTGGTTGAGAAACTTTTTCATTTAATCGCGAAGCGCCCAAATATTGAGTATCCCCTTCAGTCAATTTATGCAATTCATCTGAATCAATGGCTTTTTTAATATAGTAATAATCATTAAACAATACATCAAAGTCATTGCTTAGATAATAGAATTCCAAATCTGTTATAATCCCATCTTTATACCAGATGATTAAAATTGATTCATATTTAAATAATTCAGAAAAAGAAATCAAATTAAAATAGTCAATATCGGCAAGTTTAAATTTAGATGCAGGATATCTTTTGCCACAATGTTTAGTATAATACTCCAAAGGAGCTATAAAAAAAGAAAATGAATCATTTAAAGGAATATCAGAAATATTTTTACCCAATAATTCCTCAAATGAATTCATATTAACCAGTTATTCTTTATCGAGTGCAGGAATTCCGGTAATTCTTAAACCACCATAGTGGGATTTGTATTTGATATTTAATCCTATTAACAATGGAGTTATTTTTTCGATAATTCTTGCTTTTTCTAAAATACCACAATCAACTGTTTTGATTCCAGGTATTTTATCGATGATTTCAGCTGCAATTACTTTAGACTCATTATCGTCACCTGCAATTAAGCAGTCACATTCAATGTCTTCAGGGATGTTTGCAAGGTGAGAGTTTGAGATGTTACAGAATGCACAGATTACTTTTGCACCAGTTCCTTCTAAAATGGAGGCAGTTCTTTCAGCAGCAGATCCTTCCATCAAATCAATAAATCTGGATGGTTTTCCACCAATAGCTGTTTCAAGAGGTACAGTTGCATCCATGACAATTTTATCTTTACAGAATTCTTTGATTCCTTCAATAGTAGGTTTTTGAGCAACTAATGGGACGGTGATAATTAATACATTGCCTGCTTTTGCAGCATCTTCATTTGCCATACCAGTCATGTTTAAGTCATAATCAGCCAATTCTTCTTTAGTATTTGCAACTATATCTAATGCTTTTTCTTCTTTTCTGGAACCAACGATAACTTCAACGCCTTCAATTGCTAATCTTTTAGCAATTCCAAGTCCCTGAGGTCCAGTTCCTCCAATTATACTAACAATCATATTATCACCTATTTTTTATCATAAAGTAATCCACCAACAAATATTAAATATTCAGGTAGCTTACCATCATGAGCATAAAGTATTTTATACCCAAATAAGTCTTCAATAGTTTTATCTACATCAGCACCTAATCCTTCAATTGCATATCTCATTTTTACAGGCATTTTACAAGGCATTCCAAATTCCCTTGTACATCTCATACAAAGATTACATTTACCCATATACAAACCTAGAGCATCTTCATTTTCAAGCACATAAATGTCATTCATTAATCTGCCTTTTACACGTTCAAATCTTTTTAAAATAAACTCCAATTCTTGCTCTTCAAAAGTATGATCAAGTTCTTCTTGGGAAAATTCAATTTTAAAAGCAATAATCTTAAGTTTGTTATATGATTTCCAGAATTCATCTACATCAAAGTCATATGGAGGATAATTCCAGTTATATCCTACTTTCTCCTGTTCATCAATGCAGAGTTTTGAAAATTTTTCAAAATCAACATACTTCTCAAAGTATTCATCGACATCAACATCTGCAGTCAACTTTATAATCTCAGACATGATTAATAATATGAAAAAAATATATTATAAAAGTTTCTAATTTATTTATATTGAAACTTTATTTTTGTTCAAATAAATTCAAATAAAGTCTAAAAAAATAAGTAAAATAACATTTTTTGTAAAAAATATATATACAAAAAAATAGAATGATAAAAATTATAAAAAAGTAGAGATTAATTAAAATAATCCCTGTGTTTTCTTAAATAGTAATTAACATATATGTATCCAATAACAGAACCGACAGCCATTCCACAAACAATACCTGCGTAAATTCCAACATCTAACATGTGGAAACCAAATGCAAACAATGCTGCAAATAGTATTTCCAGAATAAATGATCTTAAAACTGTTAATAATAATGACAATCCGCCTTTACCCATTGATTGGAATATGTTTCCTGCAAGTACACCCAAAGGCATAAGCAACAAGAAGAAACTTAATATACGTAATGCCTCAACAAGTCTTGGCCCTAAAACTGAACTGTCTGCGGAATATGAGAATATAAATGATAAAGGTTCTGCAAATATAAACAAACATGCACAGATAATAGTTGATGCAATCAACCCTAATTTAGCACCATAAGTAAGTGCAGTTTTTAGATTTTCATAGTTTTTAGCACCATAAGCTGCACCACCTACAGTCAGTGCTGCAATACCAATACCTAATGATGGAGATATTCCCAAAGCAATCAATCTCCATGTAGCAGTATATGCTGCAACTGCGATTGTACCAGACAATAAAGTCAACCAGTAGTTCATTAATATTGAAACAAAAGATATAATGAACTGTTCCAAACTGGCAGGAATACCTACAATCAAAATATCCTTATATATGGTTAGATTGGTCTTATATTCACTCATTTTCACTTCTAAAAAGCTATCCCTTTTTACAAACATCCAATATATCATCAAAAGCATTGGAATTGTTCCGGCAATAACAGTAGCAAGTGCTGCTCCTGCAACACCCCAATTGAGTACATAAATGAAAATAGGATCTAAAATCATATTTATGATACCGGTAAACATTAATGGATATGATGCACGTTTGATTTCACCCTGTGATCTGAATATAGCAGACATCATTGCAGGCAAAAATATTGAAAATATACCTAAAATAACAATACTACCATATGCCATTGATGCATCAATAACATCTCCTGCACCAATCATCAATAACAATGGTTTTAATATTATCAAAATAACGATTGTTGCAATGATAGTTACAATAATACTTAGCATTATGGAATGAATTGCACTGTTTCCAGCACCATGATAATCCTCAGCACCAATACACCTTGCAATTAGACTATTTGAACCAGCACCCAAACCGTTTGCAAGCCCAACCATCGCTAAAAACAATGGAGTCATGAATCCAACAGCAGCAAGAGGTCCAGGACCTAAACCTGAAACCCAAATACCATCAATAATATTGTTAAGCATTAAAAATAAGTTACTTATAATGATAGGTAATGCTAACTTATTAATTGCCTTTTTTGGATGGTTTACAATTAAATCAATATCTTCAGTTTTGTTATCGTTCATAGAATCATCTTATAATGTGCTGTCCAGGATGGATAAAATCATCTAAAAATTCATCACTTGCAATATCTTTGAGTTCAATGAATTCATAAGTGTTAATAATGTTCTTTTTAAGGTTTTTACCAACTTTAATAAGTCCAATATGTTCCTGAGTAAAAATATGCTCAATTAAGCCTACAGCATTATTGAAATCTCTTTTTTGCATGTGAACCAAGAAATCATCCTGAATATAACAGTTTTCACGGCCATACTTTTTGACAAAATTTTCACATGCCTTATTGAAAAATACTTTAGGACCTACATTAACTTTAACATCATTTAAAGTTGATGACGCCATTTCCAGTAATATTACACATGTTAAAAGTTCATCACTCCAATAGTCTGCCTTAAAAACATTGAATTCATCGTCATTTAATTTGCGTTCAAGAGCTTCAGTTGTCTTTTTAAGCTGAGGATGAAGAGTATCAAGAGGGATATCCGGAATATTAAATTTAATAGCTATTATATCACTGTTTCTTCTATTGAATTCCTCAATTAAATCATCTTTATTTAAATTTCTGGTTAATGGATAAAAATAGTCTTTTTTATTATCTGAAAATATATAATTGCGTGCAGATTGAATAAATTCAGACAACTTATTAAGTCTAAGAGCAGCCCCAACATTACGGTTCATATCTGTTGGATCAATGACAATCAACGGATCATTGAACAATTTGGAAGTTCCATAATTCATTAAATCAATGCTATGACCATATTGCCATTTGATAGCTTCTTTTAAAGTGTTTTCAAAAGTTCCATAATGAATAATTAGCAATTCGCAAAGATAACCTGCAAAACCACCAACCTTAAATTCAGACCCATATGTCCCAGTCATTGCCATGAAACGTTTGAGGAGTAAAACTTCGTCTTCCTGACCTTCTTTTAAGTTAGCCTTAACAAAACGAGTATGGAGAATTGTCCTATCAACTGCAGACTTGAGTTGACTTCCATCTTCAATTGCATAACATGGAACGATATCAACTTCACATCCTTCAATATGAGTGGTTACATAAGGATGTGATGCAAAATGATGCTCAGGAATACTTTTAAATTCTTCGCAGCATTTGTGAGCCAAATCAAGGCCAATTTCCTTTAAAAATTTCTTATCAGTATCCAGTGGAAATGCTATAAAAATATCAATATCAGATTTGCCCTTAAGAACTGTGTGCTTAGCAACAGAACCTACCAAATTAACTTTAGCACCAATGTCGCTTTCATCACATAATAATTGTAAAAAAGTAATTATCCTTGATGAAACGTTATCAATTTCTTTTGTTTCAACAGGAGTTGGTTTTATATCTTTTAATATTAAACTATAATCCATGAAATCACAATTCAAATACTTTTAAATCTTCATAAATTGGTCCAGAAGGAGTTAAGGTAGATTTCTTTAAAGTAATGTTTGCAACTGTCATCTCACCAATTTCAATATTACTAAATTCTTCAATAGCTGATTTAACTTGATTTTTGTTTTTAGCGGATTTCATACGTCCAATAGTCAAGTGTGTTGAGAATCGTTTATCTTTATCAAAACCTAATTTAACAAACTCGCTGTCAAGTTTGTCATGCAATTCCTTGATAATTGAATCCTCATCAATTCCCACCCAAATCACTTTTATGTGATTATTATTTGGAAATGCACCGCAACCTTTAATTTTTACATTAAAAGGTTTAAATTCAGATACAACATTTGCTATTTTGCTTTCTAATAATTTCAAACCTTCAGTATCGATTTCTCCAAAGAATTTCAAGGTCAAATGGAGATTCAATAATTCGACATACTTTATATTAGTATCAATTTGTTTAAATTGTTTAATTACCTTATTAATTTTTGGTTTTAAATCATCATCCAAATCTATAGCCAAGAATGCTCGTATCTGTGACATATTATAACCTCATTGTTCAATAATTGTTTCATCAATAGCTATCCCAAAGTGACGTGCGTTGGTCTCAATATAGACTTTAACTTTATCACCAGGTTTAACATCAGCTACTGATAATGGATCATTGTTTTCATCAACTATTCTAATAGTTTCTGCATTTTGCAAGAGTGTTCTGATAGTTTTACCTTCATATTCTGCTTCAAGCAATAACAAAGGTCTTCTTTCGATTTTGCTTCTTCCGACATATGCAGTTCTGGTTTCACCTTCAGTATTGACAATCAATACTTCATCACCAGCTACAAGTTCAGCCAAATACCTAGTTTTATTTCCAGGAACCATCACATATGCTTGAACTGGACCTGCATTTACTCTAAATGGTCTTGAAGCTACATATTCACTTTCCAGTGATTCTGAATGGACTAAAAACATTGATTTAGAGTAAGAACCAATTAACATACCTTCGCCAGGTTTCATCATGTCAGTTGTGTCCACACATACTCTATCGCCTGAACCTAATGGTTTTACTTTAGTTACAGTAGCTAATTTTAGTTCATATTTGACTTGTGATGCTTCAACAACGTTTTGTGCAATTTTTTTAATGTTATTGAAGTCATTTGCTTCAAATATTACTCCATCAGTTCCATGTTCCAATGTTTCAAGTGCAACACGAGCACCATCTACATCACGGACTGCTGCGATAATTTCTACATCAAATTTTTGTAAATCAGCAATAATGTTTTCAAGTGGAATAATTGTCCAGTCAGTACCAATCAAGATAATGTAATCAACAATAGAACCTAATTTTACAGCTAATTGTTCATGAGCTTTATCAGTGATTTTTATATAGGCACATACAGTTTTCCCTTCGCTTTTTGCTTTTTTTGCATTAGCAATATCAGTTGAATCAGTGAAATCATCATTTAATTCAACAAAGCCATCTCCTTCACCGTTAATACCTACGAGATAAATGTCTGCATCATCAGTGTTTGCAATGATTTTTACATTACCGAGTTTTCTGATTTCTTCAATGTCATCAAAGTCCAAAACATGGTCAATTCCAGATTCCATTGCAGTAGTAATCATTTCTTTTTTATCTTCCCATAATTCATCAGGAGTGCTTATCCAAGCGAATTTGTTTTGCATTTTAATACACCTATTTTAAGAATTTTAAAGCTTCGTCAACTTCTAAATCGTTGTGAACAACTTCGGAAATAGCTCTTGTGATTTTACCAGGGTTTTCAGATTGGAACAAATTACGTCCGAATGCAACACCTGCTCCACCAACATCAAGAGAATCTTTTACCATTTGTAATAACTCTTCATCGGTTTCTACTTTTGGACCGCCTGCAATAACTACAGGTACAATTGCACCTTCAACAACTTCTTTGAAGGAATCTGGATCTCCAGTATAATTAGTTTTTACAATATCTACTCCAAGTTCAGAACCTACACGTGCAGCATGTTTTACGAATTCTACATCATGTTCATTGTCTACTTTTTGTCCTCTTGGGTACATCATTGCAAGAAGAGGCATTCCCCAGTATGCACAAGTTTCAGCAACTTCACCTAATTCTTGTAACATTTGACTTTCTGTTTCACTTCCAAGGTTTACATGGATAGATACAGCGTCAGCACCAAGTTGGATTGCTTTTTCTACGCTTGTTACGGTTACTTTATCGTTTGGGTCTGGTGCAAGTGAAGTACTTGCAGACAAGTGTACGATTAAACCAATATCTTTACCGTAACCACGGTGTCCTTGTTGTACAATACCTTTGTGCATTAAGATTGCATCTGCTCCACCTTGAGAGATTTCTTCTACTGTTTTATCTATATCAATAATACCTGGAATTGGACCGCTAGATACACCGTGATCCATAGGTGCGATAACAGTTCTACCAGTATTTCTATTGATGATTCTTTCTAAACGAATCTTTTTACCTATCATTATTATAACCTCTTTATAGTTATGAATAGTATATATCTTTATTAAAGTATATAAATATTAATTGTACAATAATATACAATTAAATGACTCTTTTTGAATAAAATATTAAATTTTATTTGTAAAAAATGAATAAAAATAAATATTTACACTATGAATTATTTAAACATGATATTTAACTAGATTAAAGTGTAAAGTTTATAATCCCATTATTTTTTAATAGAAGGAGTCCATAATTCAAATTCCTTGATTTGTGGTGGAATTCCTGAATCATGATAGGAATCAAGATAACCTTCACATGACATATAATCCTCACCGCTACTAACTGATGAGTTAAAGAACTCCAAAATACCTCTATTCCTAATAAAAGTATGTTTTGGTTTGAATGTTGATGACCAAATATAAAATACCTTAAAAACAGTATCCGGATGATATCCTCCACCTAAATCAATAGACAATATATCACATTTTTGAATTTTCTTAAAAACTTCAAGCAATGTTTCATGAAGACGCACATCAGCATTAATGAATTCCAGATTATCATTAGCCAGTTCATTCATTTTAGATATTGCCTCAGGAGAATTATCCAAAGCAATAATCTGTGAATCTTTGAAGTTATCCAATAGAATTCTTGTTGTATTTCCGACATGGCATCCAAGTTCTATGATTGTATCGCCATTTTGGGTTAAATCCAAGATTTGATTTCTATAATTTTTAACATCATAGCTAAGTTTAATCATAAATTATACCATTGTTGTTTAGTTTATCTACATGTAATTCTTCAATATTTAATGTTTTGAAAACATCTTCATTATATGATAATGCAAATACAGTATTTCCAAGCATAGCCATTGAACTACCCAAAATATCATCCATTGATTCAAAATACTCAATTTGTTTTTTCACTTCATCAGACATCAGGTTGGTTTCCCGTGAAAATTTATTTGAAAACTCCAAGAAATTATCCAAAGTAGGCTCCTCTTCAAATAATTCAAGATATTTCAAGGCAACTTCTGAAATAATTTTTTTATGATTTGGATCAGTTATTATTTCAGATGTCTCAATTGGACCAAAAGTTTTGTATGCAATATAGACATCATGATTAAATGATTTGATTTCACCAATTCCCGGTGCACCTGGTTTTGTTCTTAAAACCAAACCATTACCTGTTTGTGCTATCACATCACCTAAACCAGCACCTAAATTGACTTCAGCCATATGTGCAATTTGACCGCACAATTCATTGGAATATCCTAAATTTAAAAAATCGTTTAAAGCAAGTGTTAAACTTAATGCTGAAGCAGCAGATGTTCCAAATCCCGCACCTATTGGAAGTTGAATATCTTGAATAATTTTAAAATTAGTATCATTTAAATTCAGAATACCTAAAACTTCACGAATTATAGTGTCATCACCAAGATTAACTTCATATTCAAATCTATCTGAATCTATTATTGTGGTTTTAACACCTTTTGTGAGTAAAAATCCTACTCCACATGAACCATTTTTCAATTTGGATTCATGATTTTCAATATTAAAAAAACCAGTAACATGGCCTGGAACAAAAACGCTCATAATTAGTAATTGTCAATTAAAATAATTAAAATTTATTATTTTTTAAATTTTCTCAAATCCAGTTTCCAGTTTTTATAGGCAAGTTCATTATCTGTTTCTCTCCACTCAAGATTTTCACTTAAAACTTTTTTCTTTAACACTTCAAGACTGTGGGATTTTAAATCAGATCCACGATAATGCCAGAAATCATCTTTTTTATAGACATTTAAAAAACCAGTAACATTATTCTTGTCTATTTCAAGAGATTTTTCTGCTAGATTATTATCCAAAACTCTCCATTTCAGACCATAAAGACTAACAAGTACTTCCAATTCTTTCAATGTTTGAGCTTTAATTGATTTATCCCCAAACTGATATTCCCAGCTCATATCATCCAATTGATATACGTTCATAAATCCTGAAAACTTCATGATTATAACTATATTTTAAAGAAATATAAATTTTTATAGTTCTGTTTATTTTATAAAAAAAGAAGAAAAAGATATGTAATTAACATATCCTATATTATTTTTAGTTTTTTAGCTGTTTTTTCGTCAACTTCACCAGTTATTTTTAATCCTTTTGCTTTTTGGAATTGTTTTACCACTTTGCCTTATTACCTGTAAAATTACATCTGGAAATTAATCCATTTGAACCTCTAAAAGAAACAGCACCAACAGAAATACCCATCATCTGTTTCTCTAACATTAAGTTTCACATTATTATTAGTGAAAGTGGAGTTAATTAATTTACCATTATTACCTTTTCCAATCAATAGCTCCAGCATATTCAATTGCATAATTTGAATTGAAAGTAGAATTAACTATATAAAAACTATCTGCAGCTGAATCAACATATACTGCACCTCCAGTTCCACCGTAATATCCATTAAGTCTATCTGCAATACAATTAGTAAAAGTACAATTTATTACAGAACCATTATTAGCAGCACACCAGATTGCTCCACCATAACCTAAACTTACCTGATCGTTTTCAAATGTACAGTTTATTATTTGACAATTATCTACACCGGATTCCCAGTGAACAGCTCCACCAGACCAGGTTCTAACAATCTCAGGATCTGCATTGATTAATTTCATATTTTTAAGAACAATATTTTTTGCTTGGAAACAGAATATCCTATTCTTATTCCCTGCATCAACAGTATGACCATTACCATTGATGATAGTTCCCTCATTTTTAATATAAATTACATTATCCAATGTAATATCATTTATCCACATCTATTGTTCCACCAACATTTTCAACAGCATTCTCAAATTCACTGAAAGTTTTTACATGAACAGAATCACTTGTCAAAAACATCATCAGTATCAGTTGATAAAACCTCAACATGTTCTAATGAATTATCATCAACACTATTTACAACATCATCAGTAACATTATCTGAGGCATTAACTGTGGAAACACATAAAAATATGAATTAAAATTAAACCATAAATTCTATATTTCATCATTTAATAATTATATGATACGTAATATATAACGATTAATTAAAAAAAGTAGATTTTTAATTAAAATAAAAAAAGTGTAATAGTTATTACTACACATATACATTATACAAATGATAGATTATTTTGGAAATATTCTTGAATGGAAAAAATGAATGAAGAATATTATGAATTATTAATTTTATCAAATGCATTACCAATATATTCTTCAATAACTTCTTCTCCAAATGGTTTAGGTATAAAACCAACGAAAGAAGAATTTTCTAAAACCTTTTCTTTAGTACCTTCATCGGTGTTAGCAGAAGCAAAAATAATCGGAATGTTAAACTTTGAAATCTCCTCTGCTGCAACAATACCATTAATTTCCCCTTTTAATTTAATATCCATAATAACTAAATCTGGAGATAACTCCTTTGCTGAGTCAATAGCATCTTGACCATTATCCACAACATCAACAACATCATATCCTAATCCCATTAGAATAAATTTTAAATCCAAAGCAGTAATTGCTTCATCCTCAACAACTAAAATCTTTTCATTCATAACTAACCATCTTTATTTCAATTATTTAATGGGAAATGTTAAAACAACTCCCAAACCATTCTCATTTATTATTTCATATTCAGCATCCATTTGACTAATAAGTGAAGTGATTATTTGCCAACCTAATCCTTTAGATTTTAAAGCAGTATTATCATCCACACCAATACCATTATCATTGTATTCAAAGCAACAGAACATCTCACCATCTTTTTCAATTAATTTTAATGATTTATAAATAGTTTTATTGATCGAATTATCATCAAATGCATAATTAAATGTATTTACTGTCAATTCATTGATAATCAAAGATAATGGAGTTATAACATTAATAAAGTGAAATTAATCATCAATTTCACGAATAAAATTAATTCCATCAACTAATGATCTATTATACAACTGTTTATCCAAATCTTCTAAGAATATTGGAACATTCATATTGTTCATGTTTTCATCTTTATAAATTCTCTCATGAATTAAAGCAAGTGATCCAATACGTCTTTCTGTAATATCAATAATTTTTTCATATTCACCTTATGGAATCTTTTCTCCAAATTAATGAAACTCATAATTATTTGAAGATTATTTCTCACACGATGATGAACCTCCTGAAGTAAAACAGTTTTTTCATGATCTGTTTTGATTAAATTATTGGTATATTCTTTTTCTTTTGTAATATCCTGAGCAGACATGTTAAGACGAAGGAAATTGCCATCATCATAAATATTCCTTGCAGTAGCCCTTATGAACTTAGTCTTTCCTGATTCAGTAGTTAATACAAAATCATCAATTATAAACTCATCATCTTCTATGTTATTCAACATATTTTCTATTTTAATGTGATCATCATAGTCCATTAATGGAATGAATATGTTTGTATCCTCATCCCCTTTCCTTGGTCCACGATCAATGAGTTTATAAGTTTCAGGAGACCAATAATACTTACCATCAGCATCCATATAATGAATAGCAAGAGATGTAGACTCCAGAATATCTTCTACAACAGAAGATAATAATTTTAAGGATTCATTCTGTTTTATTAATTTCTCTTCCCTTTTTACATCTGTTGTAATATCCTGATTTCCAGCAACAAAGTAAACTTCACCATCAATAATATCTTTTTGAAGAATGAAATGCAATCTACGGATATCGTTATCATCATATTGATAATCAAAAGTATAATCCATTTTATCCAATTCATCTGAAAGAACTTTATTATATAACTTTTCATATGTTCCATCATCAAGAACTCTTGAATTGAATTCTTTCATAATCTCTTCTTCACTGACACCATTGAAATCTTTATGGAATCCCAATTCAGAAACATAATCCTTACAGTAATGGAGATTAGCTACTTTTTCCGCTTCTTTAGTGAACATGGTTCCCCTTTCAGGACTAACTACATAATTACCTGTTTCGAATTGCATATTCATTTTAGATACAATCTTATCAAAAATTGCGTTATCAGCACGAGTATTGTACTCATCAGTTAAATCCTTGATTCCCCCTAAATAGAATTGTTTACCATTAATAATTCTTTTAGTGAATAAAACCTGTATTTTTAAAATTTTTCCAGTTTTAGGATCTTTATAATCATAAACATCAATCATTTTATCAAGATCCCCAGAATAAACTTTACTTCAGCAACATTATTATTCAAATATCTTTGAATATCATCAAATGTTGATCCTGAAAGATCATGGGTTGTACTTAAGATATCACCAGTTTGAGAATTATCCAATAAACTACCTTCATTTACTGAAGCCACATCAGATGAATCTGAAGTAGTACCTAAAACATCATCAATACCATTTGTAGCATCATTGTTTAAACTAACATCTTCTGCTGCACAAGCAGCACCAACTAAGGACATACATAAGAATAAAGTAAAAATAATTAATAAACTATTAATTATATTTCTCTTAATACATATTCCTCCTAGATATACAATTTTTCACATACACATATAATAAATCAAATTTATTATACCACTAGAAAACTTCTAGATTTCATACATAAAAGACATTAGTTAAATGGTGTGGTGTACTTTACTAATTTATTGATATAGAGAGAATTAGATAACCAAAACCTTTTACAATAAATAAATCTATTTTATGATTATATATATACATTTCTAAATAAGTTATAATAATTATTT is a window of Methanobrevibacter sp. DNA encoding:
- a CDS encoding class I SAM-dependent methyltransferase, which translates into the protein MIKLSYDVKNYRNQILDLTQNGDTIIELGCHVGNTTRILLDNFKDSQIIALDNSPEAISKMNELANDNLEFINADVRLHETLLEVFKKIQKCDILSIDLGGGYHPDTVFKVFYIWSSTFKPKHTFIRNRGILEFFNSSVSSGEDYMSCEGYLDSYHDSGIPPQIKEFELWTPSIKK
- a CDS encoding 2-amino-3,7-dideoxy-D-threo-hept-6-ulosonate synthase, translated to MMIGKKIRLERIINRNTGRTVIAPMDHGVSSGPIPGIIDIDKTVEEISQGGADAILMHKGIVQQGHRGYGKDIGLIVHLSASTSLAPDPNDKVTVTSVEKAIQLGADAVSIHVNLGSETESQMLQELGEVAETCAYWGMPLLAMMYPRGQKVDNEHDVEFVKHAARVGSELGVDIVKTNYTGDPDSFKEVVEGAIVPVVIAGGPKVETDEELLQMVKDSLDVGGAGVAFGRNLFQSENPGKITRAISEVVHNDLEVDEALKFLK
- a CDS encoding pantoate kinase, with amino-acid sequence MSVFVPGHVTGFFNIENHESKLKNGSCGVGFLLTKGVKTTIIDSDRFEYEVNLGDDTIIREVLGILNLNDTNFKIIQDIQLPIGAGFGTSAASALSLTLALNDFLNLGYSNELCGQIAHMAEVNLGAGLGDVIAQTGNGLVLRTKPGAPGIGEIKSFNHDVYIAYKTFGPIETSEIITDPNHKKIISEVALKYLELFEEEPTLDNFLEFSNKFSRETNLMSDEVKKQIEYFESMDDILGSSMAMLGNTVFALSYNEDVFKTLNIEELHVDKLNNNGIIYD
- a CDS encoding response regulator — its product is MNEKILVVEDEAITALDLKFILMGLGYDVVDVVDNGQDAIDSAKELSPDLVIMDIKLKGEINGIVAAEEISKFNIPIIFASANTDEGTKEKVLENSSFVGFIPKPFGEEVIEEYIGNAFDKINNS